Proteins from one Streptomyces genisteinicus genomic window:
- the ffh gene encoding signal recognition particle protein, with protein MFDTLSDRLSATFKNLRGKGRLSEADIDGAAREIRIALLEADVALPVVREFIKQVKTRSLGAEVSKALNPSQQVVKIVNEELIGILGGETRRLRFAKTAPTVIMLAGLQGAGKTTLAGKLGLWLKGQGHSPLLVACDLQRPNAVTQLSVVAERAGVGFYGPQPGNGVGDPVQVAKDSIEYARTKQFDIVIVDTAGRLGIDQELMEQAADIRDAVQPDEVLFVVDAMIGQDAVNTAEAFRDGVGFDGVVLSKLDGDARGGAALSIAHVTGKQIMFASNGEKLDEFDAFHPDRMASRILGMGDMLSLIEKAEQTFSQEEAAKMASKLASSKGKEFTLDDFLAQMEQVRKMGSISKLLGMLPGMAQMKDQINNIDERDVDRTAAIIKSMTPGERTDPTIINGSRRARIARGSGVDVSAVKNLVERFFEARKMMSRMAQGGGMPGMPGIPGMGGGPGRQKKQQKQAKGKRKSGNPMKRKAEEAEAAARREQAQQGGGAFGLPAGEPGKDFELPEEFKKFMG; from the coding sequence GTGTTCGACACTCTCTCCGATCGCCTCTCAGCGACCTTCAAGAACCTGCGTGGCAAGGGGCGCCTGTCCGAGGCGGACATCGACGGCGCCGCACGGGAAATCCGCATCGCCCTGCTCGAGGCCGACGTCGCCCTGCCCGTCGTCCGGGAGTTCATCAAGCAGGTCAAGACCCGCTCGCTGGGCGCCGAGGTGTCCAAGGCGCTCAACCCGAGCCAGCAGGTCGTCAAGATCGTCAACGAAGAGCTGATCGGGATCCTCGGCGGGGAGACCCGGCGCCTGCGGTTCGCGAAGACCGCACCGACCGTGATCATGCTCGCCGGTCTCCAGGGCGCGGGCAAGACCACCCTGGCCGGAAAGCTCGGCCTCTGGCTGAAGGGCCAGGGCCACTCGCCGCTGCTCGTCGCCTGCGACCTCCAGCGCCCGAACGCCGTCACCCAGCTCTCGGTGGTCGCCGAGCGCGCGGGCGTCGGCTTCTACGGGCCGCAGCCGGGCAACGGGGTCGGCGACCCGGTCCAGGTCGCCAAGGACTCGATCGAGTACGCGCGCACCAAGCAGTTCGACATCGTGATCGTCGACACCGCCGGCCGCCTCGGCATCGACCAGGAGCTGATGGAGCAGGCCGCGGACATCCGCGACGCCGTCCAGCCCGACGAGGTCCTCTTCGTCGTCGACGCCATGATCGGTCAGGACGCGGTCAACACCGCCGAGGCGTTCCGCGACGGCGTCGGCTTCGACGGCGTGGTCCTCTCCAAGCTCGACGGCGACGCCCGGGGCGGTGCCGCGCTCTCCATCGCGCACGTCACCGGCAAGCAGATCATGTTCGCCTCCAACGGCGAGAAGCTGGACGAGTTCGACGCGTTCCACCCGGACCGCATGGCGTCCCGCATCCTCGGCATGGGCGACATGCTCTCGCTGATCGAGAAGGCCGAGCAGACCTTCAGCCAGGAAGAGGCCGCCAAGATGGCCTCCAAGCTGGCGAGCAGCAAGGGCAAGGAGTTCACGCTCGACGACTTCCTGGCCCAGATGGAGCAGGTCCGCAAGATGGGCTCCATCAGCAAGCTGCTCGGCATGCTGCCGGGCATGGCCCAGATGAAGGACCAGATCAACAACATCGACGAGCGCGACGTGGACCGCACGGCCGCCATCATCAAGTCGATGACCCCGGGCGAGCGCACGGACCCGACGATCATCAACGGCTCCCGCCGCGCCCGTATCGCCCGCGGTTCCGGTGTCGACGTCAGCGCGGTCAAGAACCTGGTCGAGCGCTTCTTCGAGGCGCGCAAGATGATGTCGCGGATGGCACAGGGCGGCGGCATGCCGGGCATGCCCGGCATCCCCGGCATGGGCGGCGGACCCGGCCGGCAGAAGAAGCAGCAGAAGCAGGCCAAGGGCAAGCGCAAGAGCGGCAACCCGATGAAGCGGAAGGCCGAGGAGGCCGAGGCCGCGGCACGGCGCGAGCAGGCCCAGCAGGGCGGCGGCGCGTTCGGGCTGCCGGCGGGGGAGCCGGGCAAGGACTTCGAACTGCCCGAGGAGTTCAAGAAGTTCATGGGCTGA
- a CDS encoding class I SAM-dependent methyltransferase, whose product MASTLVRNRHRTASASSPPTAQTDRTAPVVPGDQDLLAQARARDWAEIQERMLVPLYEAVYERLEVGAGSRLLGIGCGSGLALLIAASRGAAVTGTEGDPGLLTLARERMSASGAECARARLAAGADGVRDGAHLPAWNLVTAFQPIGGGAEEAPWLEPALREAVAGAERGAAVVLTAWGPPERCATSGVLRVARGSSPGGTADRPASPRDGLEDVAARAGLRPDGSGRVACPFGYADADSAVRGLMSTGLYDAAVRESDAGQVAKEIAEALHPYRRPDGTVWMPNVFRYLIARVP is encoded by the coding sequence ATGGCATCCACGCTCGTCCGGAACCGGCACCGCACGGCGTCGGCGTCCTCTCCTCCGACGGCACAGACGGATCGGACCGCTCCGGTGGTCCCCGGGGACCAGGACCTCCTCGCACAGGCACGGGCCCGGGACTGGGCCGAGATCCAGGAGCGCATGCTGGTGCCGCTGTACGAGGCCGTGTACGAACGGCTGGAGGTGGGCGCCGGTTCGCGCCTGCTCGGCATCGGCTGCGGCTCCGGGCTCGCCCTGCTGATCGCCGCGTCCCGCGGCGCCGCGGTCACGGGCACCGAGGGCGATCCCGGCCTGCTGACGCTGGCCAGGGAGCGGATGTCCGCCTCCGGCGCGGAGTGCGCGCGGGCGCGGCTGGCCGCGGGGGCGGACGGTGTCCGCGACGGCGCGCACCTGCCCGCCTGGAACCTGGTCACCGCGTTCCAGCCGATCGGCGGGGGCGCGGAGGAAGCCCCCTGGCTGGAGCCGGCCCTGCGCGAGGCGGTGGCCGGCGCGGAGCGCGGCGCGGCGGTGGTGCTCACGGCCTGGGGGCCGCCGGAGCGGTGCGCGACGTCCGGGGTGCTGCGGGTGGCGCGCGGGAGCAGTCCCGGCGGCACGGCGGACCGGCCCGCGTCCCCCCGGGACGGGCTGGAGGACGTGGCGGCGCGCGCGGGACTGCGTCCGGACGGCTCGGGGCGGGTCGCCTGCCCGTTCGGCTACGCGGACGCCGACAGCGCGGTGCGCGGACTGATGTCGACCGGCCTGTACGACGCGGCGGTGCGCGAGAGCGACGCCGGCCAGGTGGCCAAGGAGATCGCCGAGGCGCTCCACCCGTACCGCAGGCCCGACGGGACGGTCTGGATGCCGAACGTCTTCCGCTACCTGATCGCCCGCGTCCCCTGA
- the rpsP gene encoding 30S ribosomal protein S16 — MAVKIKLKRLGKIRQPHYRIVVADSRTRRDGRAIEEIGLYHPTYNPSRIEVDSERAQYWLSVGAQPTEPVLAILKLTGDWQKAKGLPAPEKPLLAPATKEDKRASFDAFAKAIEGGDAKGEAITPKAKKAEKKADEAEAAPAESTEA; from the coding sequence GTGGCAGTCAAGATCAAGCTGAAGCGTCTCGGCAAGATTCGCCAGCCCCACTACCGCATCGTCGTCGCCGACTCCCGCACCCGCCGTGACGGCCGGGCCATCGAGGAGATCGGGCTGTACCACCCGACGTACAACCCCTCGCGCATCGAGGTCGACTCCGAGCGTGCGCAGTACTGGCTCTCCGTCGGCGCCCAGCCGACCGAGCCGGTCCTCGCCATCCTGAAGCTCACCGGCGACTGGCAGAAGGCCAAGGGCCTGCCCGCCCCGGAGAAGCCGCTGCTGGCCCCGGCCACCAAGGAAGACAAGCGCGCTTCCTTCGACGCCTTCGCCAAGGCCATCGAGGGTGGCGACGCCAAGGGCGAGGCCATCACGCCGAAGGCCAAGAAGGCCGAGAAGAAGGCGGACGAGGCCGAGGCCGCTCCCGCCGAGTCGACCGAGGCCTGA
- a CDS encoding RNA-binding protein, which translates to MLEEALEHLVKGIVDNPDDVQVASRNLRRGRVLEVRVHPDDLGKVIGRNGRTARALRTVVGAIGGRGIRVDLVDVDQVH; encoded by the coding sequence ATGCTCGAGGAGGCTCTCGAGCACCTCGTGAAGGGCATCGTCGACAATCCGGACGACGTGCAGGTCGCCTCGCGCAATCTGCGCCGCGGCCGCGTACTGGAGGTCCGGGTGCACCCCGACGATCTCGGCAAGGTGATCGGCCGCAACGGCCGCACCGCGCGTGCCCTGCGCACCGTCGTGGGCGCCATCGGCGGCCGTGGCATCCGCGTCGACCTCGTCGACGTGGACCAGGTCCACTGA
- the rimM gene encoding ribosome maturation factor RimM (Essential for efficient processing of 16S rRNA): protein MQLVVARIGRAHGIRGEVTVEVRTDEPELRLGPGAVLATDPAGAGPLTIAAGRVHSGRLLLRFEGVADRNAAEALRNTLLIAKVDPEELPEDPEEYYDHQLMDLDVVLADGTAIGRITEISHLPSQDLFIVERPDGSEVMIPFVEEIVVEIDLEEQRAVITPPPGLIDDSQAEVASARDAAAGES, encoded by the coding sequence GTGCAGCTGGTGGTGGCGCGGATCGGACGCGCCCATGGCATCAGGGGCGAGGTCACCGTCGAGGTGCGCACGGACGAGCCCGAGCTGCGGCTCGGACCGGGAGCCGTGCTGGCCACCGACCCGGCCGGCGCGGGCCCTCTGACGATCGCGGCCGGCCGCGTGCACAGCGGCAGGCTCCTGCTGCGCTTCGAGGGCGTCGCCGACCGCAACGCCGCCGAGGCGCTGCGCAACACCCTGCTGATCGCCAAGGTGGACCCGGAGGAGCTCCCCGAGGACCCCGAGGAGTACTACGACCACCAGCTGATGGACCTCGACGTGGTCCTCGCCGACGGCACCGCGATCGGACGGATCACCGAGATCAGCCATCTGCCGTCGCAGGACCTGTTCATCGTCGAACGCCCCGACGGCAGCGAGGTCATGATCCCCTTCGTGGAGGAGATCGTCGTCGAGATCGACCTGGAGGAGCAGCGGGCCGTCATCACACCGCCGCCCGGTCTGATCGACGACAGCCAGGCCGAGGTCGCCTCCGCCCGTGACGCGGCGGCCGGGGAGTCCTGA
- the trmD gene encoding tRNA (guanosine(37)-N1)-methyltransferase TrmD, whose amino-acid sequence MRLDVVTIFPEYLDPLNVSLVGKARARGLLGVHVHDLRDWTYDRHNTVDDTPYGGGPGMVMKTGPWGDALDDVLATGYEAGAHGPALVVPTPSGRPFTQELAVELSARPWLVFTPARYEGIDRRVVDEYATRMPVYEVSIGDYVLAGGEAAVLVVTEAVARLLPGVLGNAESHRDDSFAPGAMADLLEGPVYTKPPVWRGREIPDVLVSGHHGKIARWRRDEAFRRTAANRPDLIERCDPAAFDKKDREILSMLGWAPEPGGRFWRRPELMEE is encoded by the coding sequence ATGCGGCTCGACGTCGTCACGATCTTCCCCGAGTACCTCGACCCCCTGAACGTCTCCCTGGTCGGCAAGGCGCGCGCCCGGGGCCTGCTCGGCGTCCACGTCCACGACCTGCGCGACTGGACCTACGACCGCCACAACACGGTCGACGACACTCCCTACGGCGGCGGCCCCGGCATGGTCATGAAGACCGGCCCCTGGGGCGACGCCCTGGACGACGTGCTCGCGACGGGCTACGAGGCCGGCGCGCACGGCCCCGCGCTGGTCGTGCCCACCCCGAGCGGCCGCCCCTTCACCCAGGAACTCGCCGTCGAGCTCTCCGCGCGCCCGTGGCTCGTCTTCACCCCCGCCCGCTACGAGGGCATCGACCGCCGCGTCGTGGACGAGTACGCGACCCGCATGCCGGTGTACGAGGTCTCCATCGGGGACTACGTGCTGGCCGGCGGCGAGGCCGCCGTGCTCGTGGTCACCGAGGCCGTCGCGCGGCTGCTCCCCGGCGTGCTCGGCAACGCGGAGTCGCACCGCGACGACTCGTTCGCCCCGGGTGCGATGGCCGACCTGCTGGAGGGGCCTGTCTACACCAAGCCCCCCGTCTGGCGCGGACGGGAGATCCCCGACGTGCTCGTCAGCGGCCACCACGGGAAGATCGCCCGCTGGCGCCGGGACGAGGCCTTCCGCCGCACCGCGGCCAACAGGCCCGACCTGATCGAGCGTTGCGACCCCGCAGCCTTCGACAAGAAGGACCGGGAGATCCTCTCGATGCTCGGCTGGGCTCCGGAGCCCGGAGGGCGATTTTGGCGCAGGCCGGAGCTCATGGAAGAATGA
- the rplS gene encoding 50S ribosomal protein L19, producing the protein MAHLLDSVNAASLRSDVPAFRPGDTVNVHVRVIEGNRSRIQQFKGVVIRRQGAGVSETFTVRKVSFSVGVERTFPVHSPIFEKIELVTRGDVRRAKLYYLRELRGKAAKIKEKRDN; encoded by the coding sequence ATGGCTCACCTGCTCGACAGCGTCAACGCCGCCTCGCTGCGCTCCGACGTCCCGGCCTTCCGCCCCGGCGACACCGTGAACGTCCACGTCCGCGTCATCGAGGGCAACCGCTCCCGTATCCAGCAGTTCAAGGGCGTCGTCATCCGCCGCCAGGGCGCGGGCGTGAGCGAGACCTTCACGGTCCGCAAGGTCTCCTTCTCCGTCGGCGTCGAGCGCACCTTCCCGGTGCACAGCCCGATCTTCGAGAAGATCGAGCTCGTCACCCGCGGTGACGTCCGCCGCGCCAAGCTCTACTACCTCCGCGAGCTGCGCGGCAAGGCCGCCAAGATCAAGGAGAAGCGCGACAACTGA
- the lepB gene encoding signal peptidase I, whose translation MDTEAQHTERDRTSGPDEGAAQERSRSARFSRLVRRGGGRSPGGTAWQRIGSRVSLRTAALTGAVCTVVVLLFSHFVVQPFQIPSSSMEPTLQVGDRILVNKLAYGTDSRPARGDIVVFDGRGSFVQAELTENPVSSVVREGLAALGLAEPADTDFVKRVVGTGGDRVVCCDDEGRIEVNGAPVDEEYLHPGDAPSEVAFDIVVPAERLWVMGDHRSNSRDSRDHLGDPGGGMVPVDRVIGRADWIGWPAGRWTSLEPTGAFRHVPPPSGVVGGHG comes from the coding sequence ATGGACACCGAAGCACAGCACACGGAGCGCGACCGCACCTCCGGCCCCGACGAGGGGGCCGCGCAGGAGCGGTCGCGCTCCGCGCGTTTCTCCCGGCTCGTCCGCCGCGGCGGGGGCCGTTCCCCCGGGGGGACGGCGTGGCAGCGCATCGGCTCCCGCGTCTCCCTGCGCACCGCGGCGCTCACCGGCGCGGTCTGCACCGTCGTCGTGCTGCTGTTCAGCCACTTCGTGGTCCAGCCCTTCCAGATCCCGAGCAGCTCCATGGAGCCCACGCTCCAGGTCGGCGACCGGATCCTGGTCAACAAACTCGCCTACGGGACCGACTCCCGGCCGGCCCGCGGCGACATCGTCGTCTTCGACGGCCGAGGTTCCTTCGTCCAGGCGGAACTGACGGAAAACCCCGTGAGTTCCGTAGTACGAGAGGGGCTCGCCGCTCTCGGCCTCGCGGAACCGGCCGACACCGACTTCGTCAAGCGCGTGGTCGGCACCGGCGGGGACCGCGTGGTCTGCTGCGACGACGAGGGCAGGATCGAGGTGAACGGTGCACCGGTCGACGAGGAGTACCTGCATCCCGGCGACGCGCCGTCCGAGGTGGCCTTCGACATCGTCGTCCCCGCGGAACGGCTGTGGGTCATGGGCGACCACCGGTCGAACTCCCGGGACTCCCGCGACCACCTCGGCGACCCGGGCGGCGGCATGGTCCCCGTCGACCGCGTGATCGGCCGGGCCGACTGGATCGGCTGGCCCGCCGGACGCTGGACCTCCCTCGAGCCGACCGGTGCCTTCCGGCACGTGCCGCCGCCCAGCGGCGTCGTGGGCGGACATGGGTAA
- the lepB gene encoding signal peptidase I has product MAVGARSGHDDPEERPGRSPEQPSDAGGTAPAGGGDDDAPEGSGTGQKKQRSFWKELPLLIGIALLLALLIKTFLVQAFSIPSDSMMNTLQRGDRVLVDKLTPWFGSEPERGEVVVFHDPGGWLEGEPTPEPNILQEFLSFIGLMPSAEEKDLIKRTIAVAGDTVECKKGGPVKVNGKALEEDYLYPGSSACDDQPFGPFKVPEDRIWVMGDNRQNSQDSRYHMEDVNRGFVPVDEVVGRAVVVAWPVNRWSTLPVPATYDQPGLNAAAAAAIAPPALGLAAAVPLVLWRRRRLSV; this is encoded by the coding sequence GTGGCGGTCGGCGCACGGTCCGGGCACGACGATCCCGAGGAGAGGCCGGGGCGGTCCCCCGAGCAGCCCTCGGACGCGGGCGGAACGGCTCCGGCGGGCGGCGGTGACGACGATGCGCCGGAGGGCAGCGGTACGGGACAGAAGAAGCAGCGATCCTTCTGGAAGGAACTGCCGCTCCTGATCGGTATCGCGCTGCTTCTCGCGCTCCTGATCAAGACCTTCCTGGTGCAGGCGTTCTCCATTCCGTCGGATTCGATGATGAACACCCTGCAGCGCGGTGACCGCGTGCTGGTGGACAAGCTCACGCCCTGGTTCGGCTCGGAGCCCGAGCGCGGCGAGGTCGTGGTCTTCCACGACCCGGGCGGCTGGCTGGAGGGGGAGCCCACCCCCGAGCCCAACATCCTCCAGGAGTTCCTCAGCTTCATCGGTCTGATGCCCTCCGCCGAGGAGAAGGACCTGATCAAGCGCACCATCGCGGTCGCGGGCGATACGGTCGAGTGCAAGAAGGGCGGGCCGGTCAAGGTCAACGGGAAGGCCCTGGAGGAGGACTACCTCTACCCGGGCAGCTCCGCCTGCGACGACCAGCCCTTCGGCCCGTTCAAGGTGCCCGAGGACCGGATCTGGGTGATGGGCGACAACCGCCAGAACTCCCAGGACTCGCGGTACCACATGGAAGACGTCAACCGCGGATTCGTCCCGGTCGACGAGGTCGTCGGCCGTGCCGTCGTCGTCGCCTGGCCGGTGAACCGCTGGTCCACGCTGCCGGTGCCCGCCACCTACGACCAGCCGGGGCTCAATGCCGCGGCCGCCGCCGCGATCGCCCCGCCGGCCCTGGGTCTCGCCGCCGCCGTGCCGCTCGTGCTGTGGCGCCGCCGGCGTCTGAGCGTCTGA
- the lepB gene encoding signal peptidase I — protein MGGTGREGAGGGRLGSALSGIAVAVGCVLFLGGFVWGALVYQPYTVPTDSMVPTVNVGDRVLAERTDGDDIRRGDVVIFRDKDWGNLPMVKRVVGVGGDEVACCGDDGRLTVNGRAIDEPYLRAEGPAAENFTAKVPEGHLFLMGDDRRTSLDSRSHLQERGNGSVPRSAVEARVDAIAWPLDGGMVARPDAFAELPGGVSRPGPVKLMLATVVTGAALIVGGALYGPVAARTGRACRREREGAGVA, from the coding sequence ATGGGCGGTACAGGACGCGAGGGTGCCGGCGGCGGCCGGCTGGGCAGCGCGCTGTCCGGCATAGCCGTGGCCGTCGGCTGTGTGCTCTTCCTCGGCGGCTTCGTGTGGGGCGCACTCGTCTACCAGCCGTACACGGTCCCGACCGACTCCATGGTCCCCACGGTCAACGTGGGGGACCGGGTGCTGGCCGAGCGGACGGACGGCGACGACATCCGGCGGGGCGACGTCGTGATCTTCCGTGACAAGGACTGGGGCAACCTCCCCATGGTCAAGCGGGTCGTCGGCGTCGGCGGCGACGAGGTCGCCTGCTGCGGAGACGACGGGCGGCTGACCGTCAACGGCCGGGCGATCGACGAACCGTATCTGCGCGCCGAGGGGCCGGCCGCCGAGAACTTCACCGCCAAGGTCCCCGAGGGCCATCTCTTCCTGATGGGCGACGACCGCAGGACCTCGCTGGACTCGCGTTCCCATCTCCAGGAGCGGGGCAACGGCTCCGTGCCGCGCAGCGCCGTCGAGGCCCGTGTCGACGCGATCGCCTGGCCGCTGGACGGCGGGATGGTGGCCCGGCCCGACGCCTTCGCCGAACTGCCGGGCGGGGTGTCCCGGCCCGGCCCCGTGAAGCTGATGCTGGCCACCGTGGTGACCGGCGCGGCGCTCATCGTGGGCGGTGCCCTGTACGGGCCCGTGGCCGCGCGGACCGGGCGGGCGTGCAGGCGGGAGCGGGAGGGCGCGGGTGTCGCCTGA
- a CDS encoding NUDIX hydrolase: MSPEPPAAEGPRRVARVVLLDPDDRILLLHGHEPADPADDWWFTPGGGLEGDETREQAALRELAEETGITEVDLGPVLWRRQCSFPFDGRRWEQDEWYFLARTTTTETAPAGLTELELRSVAGLRWWTSAELSAARETVYPTRLAELLRTLLDEGPPSTPVVLAPEIA; encoded by the coding sequence GTGTCGCCTGAGCCACCGGCCGCCGAGGGGCCGCGCAGGGTCGCCAGGGTGGTCCTGCTCGACCCGGACGACCGCATCCTGCTCCTCCACGGCCACGAGCCCGCCGACCCCGCCGACGACTGGTGGTTCACCCCGGGCGGCGGGCTGGAGGGCGACGAGACGCGCGAGCAGGCGGCGCTGCGCGAGCTGGCCGAGGAGACCGGGATCACCGAGGTGGACCTCGGTCCCGTGCTCTGGCGGCGCCAGTGCTCGTTCCCGTTCGACGGCCGACGCTGGGAGCAGGACGAGTGGTACTTCCTGGCCCGCACGACGACGACCGAGACCGCCCCGGCCGGGCTCACCGAGCTGGAGCTGCGCAGTGTCGCCGGCCTCAGGTGGTGGACCTCCGCCGAACTGTCGGCGGCGCGTGAGACGGTGTACCCGACCAGGCTCGCCGAGCTGCTGCGTACGCTGCTCGACGAGGGACCTCCGAGTACGCCGGTGGTCCTCGCCCCGGAAATCGCATAG
- a CDS encoding DUF2469 domain-containing protein, whose amino-acid sequence MSAEDLEKYETEMELKLYREYRDVVGLFKYVIETERRFYLTNDYEMQVHSVQGEVFFEVSMADAWVWDMYRPARFVKQVRVLTFKDVNIEELNKSDLELPGS is encoded by the coding sequence ATGAGCGCCGAGGACCTCGAGAAGTACGAGACCGAGATGGAGCTGAAGCTCTACCGGGAGTACCGAGATGTCGTCGGGCTGTTCAAATACGTGATCGAGACGGAGCGCCGCTTCTACCTCACCAACGACTACGAGATGCAGGTGCACTCGGTCCAGGGTGAGGTGTTCTTCGAGGTCTCGATGGCGGATGCCTGGGTCTGGGACATGTACCGGCCGGCCCGGTTCGTGAAGCAGGTCCGCGTGCTGACCTTCAAGGACGTGAACATCGAGGAGCTCAACAAGAGCGACCTGGAGCTCCCGGGCAGCTGA
- a CDS encoding YraN family protein, whose translation MNATRALGRYGEDLAARLLTGSGMRLLARNWRCGRAGEIDIVAREGDVLVVCEVKTRRAGAAHGHPMAAVTPAKSRRLRHLAECWAARHGGAPPGGIRVDLVGVVLPRRGAAVVEHARGVA comes from the coding sequence ATGAACGCGACGCGCGCACTGGGACGGTACGGAGAGGATCTGGCGGCCCGGCTGCTGACCGGGTCGGGGATGCGGCTGCTGGCGAGGAACTGGCGCTGCGGAAGGGCCGGCGAGATCGACATCGTGGCCCGCGAGGGCGACGTGCTCGTCGTCTGCGAGGTCAAGACCCGCAGGGCCGGTGCGGCCCACGGACACCCGATGGCGGCCGTGACGCCCGCCAAGTCCCGCAGGCTCAGGCACCTCGCGGAGTGCTGGGCGGCCCGGCACGGCGGAGCGCCACCGGGCGGGATCCGCGTGGACCTGGTGGGTGTCGTGCTGCCCCGCAGGGGCGCCGCCGTGGTGGAGCACGCCAGGGGGGTGGCGTGA
- a CDS encoding YifB family Mg chelatase-like AAA ATPase → MGFARACSVALVGVEGVVVEVQADLEPGVAAFTLVGLPDKSLVESRDRVRAAVVNSGAEWPQKKLTVGLSPASVPKGGSGFDLAVAVSVLAAAERIDPRQIADLVLIGELGLDGRVRPVRGVLPAVLAAAEAGYEQVVVPEQTAGEASLVPGVSVLGVRTLRQLIAVLADEPVPHEEPVAAGRRDPALAGLLVPGAGVGSGARTVSGVGGGPDLADVAGQRTARTGLEVAAAGGHHLLLTGPPGAGKTMLAERLPGVLPPLTRRESLEVTAVHSVAGVLPPGEPLVRTAPYCAPHHSATMQALVGGGHGLPRPGAVSLAHRGVLFLDEAPEFSGKALDALRQPLESGHVVVARSGGVVRLPARFLMVLAANPCPCGRHTLHGSGCECPPSVVRRYQARMSGPLLDRVDLRIEVEPVHRSALAGGGGESTAVVAARVLEARARAAARLRGTGWSVNSEVPGHELRTRWTVAPGALEAVERDMDRGLLTARGLDRVLRVAWTIADLHGRDRPDARDVALALELRTGIARGAAGLAGAAR, encoded by the coding sequence ATGGGGTTCGCCCGTGCCTGCTCCGTCGCCCTCGTCGGCGTCGAGGGCGTGGTGGTGGAGGTCCAGGCCGACCTGGAGCCCGGGGTGGCCGCGTTCACCCTGGTGGGGCTGCCGGACAAGAGCCTTGTCGAGAGCCGGGACCGGGTCCGGGCCGCGGTGGTCAACTCGGGGGCCGAATGGCCGCAGAAGAAGCTCACCGTGGGCCTCAGCCCCGCGTCCGTGCCCAAGGGCGGCAGCGGATTCGATCTCGCCGTGGCGGTGTCCGTGCTGGCGGCGGCCGAGCGCATCGACCCACGGCAGATCGCCGACCTGGTCCTCATCGGAGAGCTCGGGCTGGACGGCCGGGTGCGACCGGTGCGCGGGGTGCTCCCCGCGGTCCTCGCGGCGGCCGAGGCGGGGTACGAGCAGGTGGTCGTGCCGGAACAGACGGCGGGCGAGGCGTCCCTGGTCCCCGGCGTGTCCGTGCTGGGCGTCCGCACCCTCCGGCAGCTGATCGCGGTGCTCGCCGACGAACCGGTGCCCCATGAGGAGCCCGTCGCCGCCGGGCGGCGCGACCCGGCCCTCGCCGGGCTCCTCGTGCCAGGCGCCGGGGTGGGCAGCGGGGCTCGCACGGTGTCCGGGGTCGGCGGCGGGCCCGACCTGGCGGACGTCGCGGGCCAGCGGACCGCCCGCACCGGACTGGAGGTCGCCGCGGCCGGCGGCCACCACCTGCTGCTCACCGGGCCGCCGGGCGCGGGCAAGACCATGCTGGCCGAGCGTTTGCCGGGCGTGCTCCCGCCGCTGACCCGGCGGGAATCGCTGGAGGTCACCGCGGTCCACTCGGTGGCGGGCGTGCTCCCGCCCGGCGAGCCCCTGGTACGCACCGCCCCGTACTGCGCCCCGCACCACTCGGCGACCATGCAGGCGCTCGTCGGCGGCGGGCACGGGCTGCCCAGGCCCGGAGCCGTCTCCCTGGCCCACCGGGGCGTGCTCTTCCTCGACGAGGCGCCGGAGTTCTCCGGGAAGGCGCTCGACGCCCTGCGCCAACCCCTGGAGTCCGGTCACGTCGTGGTCGCCCGGAGCGGCGGCGTCGTCCGCCTGCCCGCGCGCTTCCTCATGGTCCTCGCGGCCAACCCCTGTCCCTGCGGGCGGCACACCCTGCACGGCTCCGGCTGCGAATGCCCACCGTCCGTCGTCCGCCGCTACCAGGCACGGATGTCCGGACCGCTGCTCGACCGGGTGGACCTGCGGATCGAGGTCGAACCGGTCCACCGTTCGGCACTGGCGGGCGGGGGCGGGGAGTCCACCGCCGTGGTCGCCGCCCGCGTGCTGGAGGCCAGGGCGCGGGCGGCTGCCAGGCTCCGGGGCACCGGCTGGTCGGTCAACAGCGAGGTCCCGGGCCATGAGCTGCGCACCCGGTGGACCGTGGCCCCCGGAGCACTGGAGGCCGTCGAGCGGGACATGGACCGGGGACTGCTCACGGCGCGCGGTCTCGACAGGGTGCTGCGCGTCGCCTGGACCATCGCCGACCTGCACGGCCGCGACCGGCCGGATGCCCGGGACGTGGCGCTCGCACTCGAACTGCGGACCGGGATCGCCCGGGGTGCTGCCGGCCTGGCCGGAGCGGCCCGGTGA